A window from Neobacillus sp. PS3-40 encodes these proteins:
- a CDS encoding GNAT family N-acetyltransferase: MYIIKKIMDIREKSKVTNLVLRKIPEWFGIEEAINNYVKEVEGTDFYALFLEDNPIGFISIKSNNQYTSEIYVMGILKKYHKKGFGKKLLLKAEETLINNQVKFLMVKTLGDSHSDLNYKNTRQFYTKVGFFPLEEIKEIWGEENPCLIMVKYLQ; the protein is encoded by the coding sequence ATGTATATAATAAAAAAAATAATGGACATTAGAGAAAAATCAAAAGTTACAAATTTGGTATTAAGAAAGATACCTGAGTGGTTTGGAATAGAAGAGGCGATTAATAATTATGTAAAAGAAGTAGAAGGTACGGATTTTTATGCTTTATTTCTTGAGGATAACCCAATAGGTTTTATAAGTATCAAATCAAATAATCAGTACACTTCAGAAATTTATGTAATGGGGATTTTAAAGAAATATCATAAAAAAGGTTTTGGTAAAAAATTGTTATTAAAAGCAGAAGAAACATTGATTAATAATCAAGTTAAATTTCTAATGGTAAAAACTTTAGGAGATTCGCATTCCGATTTAAACTATAAGAATACAAGACAATTCTATACAAAAGTTGGTTTTTTTCCATTGGAAGAGATCAAAGAAATTTGGGGTGAAGAAAACCCTTGTTTGATAATGGTTAAATATTTACAGTAA
- a CDS encoding tyrosine-type recombinase/integrase: MLLSKAWELYESDKRIEGFSPQTLKAYGLQYKLLIQYFNDVEIETVTTEQLKGYLAKSSEHLKPSSLSHRIRFIKSIFRWSHEEGHIPKNPAAKIKEPKQGKRIPKFLTEREIEHLREACFTPMEKALFEFMFSTGCRIGEIVTLEKNSINWSNRSAIVIGKGDKEREVYFNIRCEIWLKRYLDLRQDKDPAIFVTERYPHKMSIAQMRYIIKRISSRAEINKEIHPHQLRHSYATHLLNNGAPIDVIQSLLGHEKSETTRIYAQLSGSIRREFYRKYF, encoded by the coding sequence TTGCTGCTATCAAAAGCCTGGGAACTTTACGAATCTGACAAAAGAATTGAAGGGTTTTCCCCTCAAACATTAAAAGCATATGGTCTCCAATATAAGTTACTCATTCAGTACTTTAACGATGTTGAAATTGAGACAGTGACGACAGAACAGCTGAAAGGATACTTAGCAAAGTCCAGTGAACATCTTAAGCCATCAAGTTTATCTCATCGTATTCGATTTATTAAATCAATATTCCGCTGGTCACACGAAGAAGGACATATCCCCAAGAACCCAGCAGCGAAAATCAAAGAACCGAAACAAGGAAAACGAATCCCAAAATTTTTAACCGAGAGAGAAATTGAACATTTAAGAGAAGCTTGCTTTACTCCAATGGAAAAGGCGTTATTTGAATTTATGTTTTCAACGGGTTGTAGAATAGGGGAAATTGTTACGCTTGAAAAAAATTCGATTAATTGGTCAAATCGCTCAGCAATTGTTATAGGAAAAGGAGATAAAGAAAGGGAAGTATACTTCAATATACGATGTGAAATTTGGCTAAAACGATACCTAGACCTACGTCAGGATAAAGATCCAGCTATTTTTGTCACTGAACGGTATCCGCATAAAATGAGTATTGCCCAAATGAGGTACATCATAAAACGAATATCAAGTCGGGCAGAGATCAACAAAGAAATCCATCCGCACCAACTACGCCACAGCTATGCCACACACCTATTGAACAACGGGGCTCCCATTGATGTTATTCAAAGTTTACTTGGGCACGAAAAAAGTGAGACTACTAGGATTTATGCTCAGTTAAGCGGAAGCATTAGGAGAGAATTTTACAGAAAATATTTTTAG
- a CDS encoding reverse transcriptase domain-containing protein: MFFWIPSKCRNCHDALKILNHYIEKKTVNYVVDVDIKGFFDNVDHKWMMEFLKLRITDPNLLRIINRFLKGGYMEEGKKYKTDTGTPQGGLC; the protein is encoded by the coding sequence CTGTTCTTTTGGATTCCGTCCAAATGTCGTAATTGCCACGACGCTCTTAAAATACTTAATCACTATATCGAAAAGAAAACAGTTAATTATGTCGTAGATGTAGATATCAAAGGCTTCTTTGACAATGTTGATCACAAATGGATGATGGAGTTCTTAAAACTACGAATCACCGACCCTAACCTATTAAGAATAATTAATAGGTTTCTTAAAGGTGGATATATGGAGGAAGGTAAGAAGTACAAAACAGATACTGGGACACCGCAAGGGGGCTTATGCTAA
- a CDS encoding reverse transcriptase domain-containing protein, with protein sequence MDWWVSDQWETFISRYTYSTNGSKYQFLKKTALKECFIVRYADDLKVMCRTRSHAIKMNYALKDFLKNRLHLETSEEKSKVINLKKNSSEFLGFSIKAVRKGKTRFGYVARSDMSKKAKANAFQKIKEAIKVVKKSLAFRLFGISIPSSWESKTITLSPLKLLLI encoded by the coding sequence TTGGATTGGTGGGTTAGTGACCAATGGGAAACGTTTATAAGCAGATATACTTACTCCACGAATGGCAGTAAGTATCAGTTTCTGAAGAAAACAGCTTTGAAAGAGTGCTTCATCGTCCGTTATGCGGACGATCTTAAGGTAATGTGCCGAACTAGGTCACATGCAATAAAAATGAATTACGCATTGAAAGACTTCTTGAAGAATAGGCTTCATTTGGAAACAAGTGAGGAAAAATCGAAGGTAATTAATCTAAAGAAAAACTCTTCCGAGTTTCTTGGTTTCTCAATAAAAGCCGTAAGGAAAGGAAAAACAAGATTTGGTTATGTAGCAAGGTCCGATATGTCGAAGAAGGCTAAAGCAAACGCCTTCCAAAAGATTAAGGAAGCTATAAAAGTAGTCAAGAAAAGCCTTGCATTCAGACTGTTTGGAATTTCAATACCGTCGTCATGGGAATCCAAAACTATTACTCTGTCGCCACTCAAATTACTATTAATCTGA
- a CDS encoding RNA polymerase alpha subunit C-terminal domain-containing protein has product MTTPIKTLKTCNKGHKYYKSSDCPTCPRCEQECKPENGFLASLSAPARRALENNGIVSLQKLSTYTEREILKFHGMGPASLPKLRSALKEERLSFRD; this is encoded by the coding sequence ATGACAACTCCCATCAAAACTTTAAAGACCTGTAACAAGGGGCATAAATATTATAAAAGTAGCGATTGTCCAACCTGTCCGAGGTGTGAGCAAGAATGCAAGCCTGAAAATGGATTTCTTGCATCGCTATCCGCACCTGCAAGACGAGCCTTAGAAAACAATGGAATAGTTTCTTTACAGAAGTTATCAACATATACTGAAAGAGAGATTTTAAAATTTCACGGTATGGGTCCAGCTTCTTTACCGAAACTTAGGTCTGCTTTGAAAGAAGAAAGATTATCTTTTAGAGACTAA
- a CDS encoding GNAT family N-acetyltransferase gives MLIREIKPDDDESFTKLIKQVESESQFMLFEPGERKISPEEQGKRIEVMRKSDNSTIFVVEEDKQLIGYLIAMGGYAKRNKHSIYLVIGIIAQYRGLGIGTKLFKQLEKWATDHNFHRLELTVVTHNEAGLRLYKKMGFEIEGTKRHSLYIDGKFVDEYYMSKLL, from the coding sequence ATGTTAATCAGAGAAATAAAACCAGATGATGATGAAAGTTTTACAAAATTAATTAAGCAGGTTGAAAGTGAGTCCCAATTTATGCTCTTTGAACCAGGGGAAAGAAAAATTAGTCCTGAAGAGCAGGGAAAAAGAATAGAAGTAATGAGGAAATCGGACAATTCAACCATTTTTGTTGTAGAAGAAGATAAACAATTAATTGGATACCTCATTGCGATGGGCGGTTATGCCAAAAGAAACAAACACTCTATATATCTTGTTATTGGTATCATAGCTCAGTATCGAGGGCTTGGAATAGGAACAAAATTATTTAAGCAATTAGAGAAGTGGGCAACAGATCACAATTTTCATCGTTTAGAATTAACCGTAGTAACTCATAATGAAGCTGGATTACGGTTATATAAAAAAATGGGATTTGAAATTGAAGGAACCAAAAGACATTCGCTTTACATTGATGGCAAATTTGTTGATGAATATTATATGTCTAAACTATTATAA
- a CDS encoding DUF1871 family protein, translating to MSNKHLKGKYNDAFEVIQEIINEWDPLDLLSLDCPDDEYESEIQRIVSATLNKDNADKMAEKINEILYKTFGDDFKKSNDCLQIAERILKTLEANEDKY from the coding sequence TTGTCAAATAAACATTTAAAAGGTAAATATAATGATGCGTTTGAAGTAATCCAAGAAATAATTAATGAATGGGACCCACTTGATTTACTTTCCCTTGATTGCCCAGATGATGAGTATGAATCTGAGATTCAACGAATTGTATCCGCAACTCTAAATAAGGATAATGCCGATAAAATGGCAGAAAAAATCAATGAAATCCTCTATAAGACTTTCGGGGATGACTTTAAAAAATCAAACGATTGTCTACAGATTGCTGAGAGGATTTTAAAAACGCTTGAAGCTAACGAGGACAAATATTGA
- a CDS encoding S41 family peptidase has protein sequence MKRNSFLTLEQRLFIISETIRNIDRYFVHWEDSVITQEELPSITSSFFEMAAEKESYYDFTLLMWELIGGFRNGHTFYFDLAIVPPNGYFNFIPEPNSHSWMVKNSYDENLTDGDLIISIDGKPLNVWYEGIGKYIGAKKEISRKIKAGQMLSFFLKDKNPEIKYMDSNGTTRSNQIHWLDANQHQKILKKKSSVNTEGRWIRENKVAYISIPSFIHPRFEEEAIRLVHQFKEAESLIVDLRGNGGGNTPHHLLDLLMDRHYYSWMDRSSHPEWMYKRYGNEPISFQENFRYTICGPLEQTPKSLKESYKGQIILLIDKYTGSAAEDFTMPFKHNKRGIIIGEDTYGSTGQPAYVNLGEDKGLGIGSIRTFFPNGDQFEGIGIQPDIQVCLTREDVYNKTDSIIQTALDILQ, from the coding sequence ATGAAAAGAAACAGTTTTCTTACACTGGAACAACGATTATTTATTATAAGTGAAACCATAAGAAATATTGACCGTTACTTTGTCCACTGGGAGGACAGTGTTATCACGCAAGAAGAATTGCCTTCGATTACCTCATCATTCTTTGAAATGGCTGCAGAAAAGGAATCTTATTATGATTTTACCTTATTAATGTGGGAACTAATTGGTGGGTTTCGGAATGGGCATACCTTTTATTTCGATCTGGCAATAGTGCCTCCAAATGGGTACTTCAATTTCATTCCTGAACCAAATTCACATAGTTGGATGGTGAAAAACTCATATGATGAAAATTTAACTGACGGTGACTTAATTATATCCATAGATGGAAAGCCTTTGAATGTTTGGTATGAGGGGATTGGCAAGTACATTGGTGCTAAAAAGGAAATATCTCGAAAAATAAAAGCTGGACAAATGTTATCTTTCTTCTTAAAAGATAAAAACCCCGAAATTAAATATATGGATAGCAATGGTACAACTCGAAGTAATCAGATTCACTGGTTGGATGCTAACCAACATCAAAAGATCCTTAAAAAGAAATCCTCCGTCAACACAGAAGGACGCTGGATAAGAGAAAACAAAGTAGCTTATATAAGCATACCAAGTTTTATTCACCCTCGCTTTGAAGAGGAAGCAATAAGGTTGGTTCATCAATTTAAGGAAGCAGAGTCGTTAATCGTGGATTTGCGGGGTAACGGTGGAGGGAATACACCTCACCACCTTCTCGATCTACTTATGGACAGACATTATTATTCATGGATGGACAGGTCAAGTCATCCTGAATGGATGTATAAGCGATATGGGAACGAGCCTATTAGCTTCCAAGAAAACTTCAGATACACAATATGTGGTCCATTGGAACAAACTCCAAAGAGCCTTAAGGAGAGCTACAAAGGACAAATCATCCTATTAATAGACAAATATACTGGTTCAGCTGCTGAAGACTTTACGATGCCTTTTAAACACAATAAGCGAGGAATCATAATTGGCGAGGATACCTATGGTTCAACTGGGCAACCAGCATACGTCAATTTAGGGGAGGATAAAGGTTTGGGTATCGGTTCGATTCGAACGTTTTTTCCGAATGGTGATCAGTTTGAGGGAATCGGTATACAGCCTGATATACAAGTGTGCTTGACCAGAGAAGACGTTTATAATAAAACCGATTCTATAATCCAAACAGCGTTGGACATACTGCAATAA
- a CDS encoding carboxymuconolactone decarboxylase family protein, with translation MKDFEEILNYYKEEIKWNPPFAEILSNYSPDSLKGYLIMRESIQNGHLPKKTRELIFTILDSLDDEVSGAKAHAVAAIDAGLTMEELVEAFVIVTIAKGINVLCKTGVEAIKAAERRNLEMNLTNENQ, from the coding sequence ATGAAAGATTTTGAAGAGATACTTAACTATTACAAAGAGGAAATAAAATGGAACCCACCGTTTGCTGAAATACTCTCTAACTATTCGCCAGATAGCTTAAAAGGATATTTAATAATGCGTGAATCCATACAAAATGGACACTTACCTAAGAAAACAAGAGAGTTGATTTTTACCATACTAGATAGTTTAGATGATGAAGTAAGCGGTGCAAAGGCACACGCTGTTGCAGCAATAGATGCAGGTTTAACTATGGAAGAATTAGTAGAAGCATTTGTAATTGTAACTATTGCAAAAGGAATCAATGTGTTATGTAAAACAGGTGTTGAAGCAATTAAAGCAGCAGAAAGAAGAAACCTAGAGATGAATTTAACTAACGAAAATCAATGA
- a CDS encoding helix-turn-helix transcriptional regulator: MKNMIGELRKGKRISQEELAKYCNVTRQTINAIENSKYDPSLELAFKLARVLNTTVDELFKYD; encoded by the coding sequence ATGAAAAATATGATTGGGGAACTTAGAAAAGGCAAAAGGATTTCACAAGAAGAGCTTGCAAAATATTGTAATGTAACACGTCAAACCATAAATGCTATTGAAAATAGCAAGTACGACCCTAGTTTAGAATTAGCTTTTAAGCTTGCCAGAGTTCTAAATACAACCGTTGATGAGTTGTTTAAATATGACTAA
- the spoIIP gene encoding stage II sporulation protein P: protein MQTEKDLFDLIREAYPLNPREEFVSSTSNKLKQTARKLTIKRRIKKFSVATTIFAISAITLSWFTFYGGKEVIFNNLNTYQEKNSASSPTVSSQVPLVYLYQTHNLESFFTETKTNDSNEAFHETKNITLVGERLSQSLKKSGIKSIHDETNIMQILKQKKLPLRESYKVSREPLKDAVKKNKSIKMVFDLHRDTLKRSETTINLDGKDYPRIAFIVSKASFNYGVNLKFAELLHKYIEEKYPHLSRGVIVKDNPPNQNTYNQDLFGNSVLLEIGGTENTLDEEYRTVDVLSEIIKEILSDWTEQKKQ from the coding sequence ATGCAAACTGAAAAAGACTTATTTGATTTAATTAGAGAAGCATATCCACTCAATCCTAGAGAGGAATTTGTATCATCCACATCTAATAAGCTAAAACAAACTGCTAGGAAATTAACTATAAAAAGAAGAATAAAAAAATTTTCAGTTGCTACAACCATTTTTGCAATAAGTGCCATTACCTTGTCATGGTTTACCTTTTATGGTGGTAAAGAAGTAATTTTCAATAATCTTAACACTTACCAAGAAAAAAATTCTGCATCCTCACCAACTGTTAGCAGCCAAGTTCCTCTAGTATATTTATATCAGACGCACAATTTAGAATCTTTTTTCACAGAAACTAAAACGAATGACTCCAATGAAGCGTTTCATGAGACAAAAAACATTACATTAGTCGGTGAAAGATTAAGCCAATCATTAAAAAAGAGTGGTATTAAGTCCATCCACGATGAGACCAATATCATGCAAATTCTAAAACAAAAAAAATTACCACTCAGAGAATCATATAAAGTATCTAGAGAGCCACTTAAAGATGCGGTAAAGAAAAATAAGTCAATCAAAATGGTGTTCGATTTACACAGAGATACACTAAAAAGAAGTGAGACAACGATTAATTTGGATGGAAAAGATTATCCTAGGATTGCATTTATAGTATCCAAAGCCAGTTTCAATTACGGAGTAAATTTGAAGTTTGCGGAGCTGCTTCATAAATATATTGAAGAAAAATATCCTCACTTATCAAGAGGAGTCATTGTTAAAGACAATCCACCAAATCAAAATACCTATAATCAGGACCTTTTTGGTAACTCTGTTTTATTAGAAATTGGTGGAACTGAAAACACTTTGGATGAGGAATATAGAACTGTGGATGTCCTTTCAGAAATTATTAAAGAAATCCTTTCAGATTGGACTGAACAAAAAAAGCAATAG
- a CDS encoding RNA polymerase sigma factor — protein MFDNENLEAQIDIIYNRYYLEVYRFLMCFSGNQNEAEDLTQEVFIRVLNNLSNINSIVNFKTWIFSIAKHVAIDYYRKRKFSSLFTDGFFKHMVSTEKEPNEVYEQNEMKRLVHEAISKLKPNYRAVVILRGINEFSIKETSEILQCSESKVKVDYHRALKELKKKLKLDAEEVIGNAN, from the coding sequence TTGTTTGATAACGAAAATTTAGAGGCACAGATTGATATTATCTATAATCGCTATTATTTAGAAGTGTATCGCTTCCTTATGTGTTTTTCTGGTAATCAAAACGAAGCTGAGGATTTAACCCAAGAAGTGTTTATTCGAGTCCTAAATAACCTGTCTAACATTAACAGTATTGTTAACTTTAAAACTTGGATATTTTCAATTGCAAAGCATGTTGCAATTGACTATTATCGGAAAAGAAAATTTTCTTCCCTCTTCACGGATGGATTTTTTAAACATATGGTTTCAACTGAAAAGGAACCAAATGAAGTATATGAACAAAACGAAATGAAAAGGCTTGTTCACGAAGCGATTTCAAAGTTAAAACCAAACTATCGGGCGGTAGTAATATTAAGAGGTATTAACGAATTTTCAATTAAAGAGACATCCGAAATCCTTCAATGTAGCGAGTCAAAGGTCAAGGTTGATTACCACAGAGCCTTAAAAGAACTTAAAAAGAAATTGAAATTGGATGCAGAGGAGGTTATTGGAAATGCAAACTGA
- a CDS encoding VanZ family protein: MRRVLKVVIVISFVFYLLGLVSLLFLGSRGSVWSDLSLVEYIEKSSNFVPFKTISTYVKAIFDGSMNLDIPIKNLVGNLIMFFPMGIYLPYLVKRINNVGIFSFTTIILLFVIEILQSVSRRGSFDIDDFILNMLGTLIGFGIWKLNFIQKLLKPKYQQQVKSY, translated from the coding sequence ATGAGAAGGGTATTAAAAGTTGTTATCGTAATAAGCTTTGTGTTTTATTTATTGGGATTGGTATCGTTATTATTTTTAGGATCAAGAGGCTCTGTATGGTCAGATTTGTCATTGGTGGAGTATATCGAGAAGTCTTCAAATTTTGTGCCATTTAAAACGATTAGTACATATGTTAAGGCAATTTTTGATGGAAGTATGAATTTGGATATACCAATTAAAAACCTCGTTGGTAATTTAATAATGTTTTTCCCAATGGGTATCTATCTTCCTTACCTCGTAAAAAGAATAAATAACGTAGGTATATTTTCATTTACAACAATAATATTGTTATTTGTAATTGAAATACTCCAATCAGTGTCTAGAAGAGGTAGTTTTGATATAGATGATTTTATTCTTAATATGTTGGGAACTTTGATAGGATTTGGAATTTGGAAATTAAATTTCATCCAAAAACTATTGAAGCCAAAGTACCAACAGCAAGTTAAATCATATTAA